In Amaranthus tricolor cultivar Red isolate AtriRed21 chromosome 5, ASM2621246v1, whole genome shotgun sequence, a genomic segment contains:
- the LOC130812651 gene encoding guanine nucleotide-binding protein-like NSN1, which translates to MVKKSKKSKSKRVSLKKKYKIIKKVKEHHKKKAKEAKKSGLNKRNKVEKDPGIPNEWPFKEQELKALELRRARALEELEQKKAARKERAKKRKLGLLQEDTNASNEEQSLEEEKGADASKEFIKNRDNSDRTFYKELVKVIEASDVILEVVDARDPLGTRCVDMEKLVLNSGPNKKLVLLLNKIDLVPREAVEKWLKYLREELPTVAFKCSTQEQRSNLGWKSSKAAKTSNLLQTSDCLGADTLIKLLKNYSRSHEIKRSITVGIVGLPNVGKSSLINSLKRCHVVNVGSTPGLTRSLQEVQLDKNVKLLDCPGVVMLKSSQNDATVALRNCKRIEKLEDPIAPVKEILKLCPAQVLVTLYKVPSFETVDDFLYNVATVRGRLKKGGIVDVDAAARIVLHDWNEGKIPYYTMPPVRNQGEISESETKIVSELGKAFDIDDVYGTESSFIGSLKSVNDFQPVEVPPSCPLNFDQQMLEEDPQPSENRGNDVEGNGEDEIMEAEEETGKAKTKSTASKQNEKLYDAEGMLNTKMKRAEKKRRKKANKLAASNDTMDDDGDYDFKVDYKRGGSSMNVDEDEDEDEDNGEIDAEVPMAGVEFDDQ; encoded by the exons ATGGTGAAGAAGAGCAAAA AGAGTAAGAGTAAAAGAGTTTCATTgaagaaaaagtacaagattATTAAGAAAGTCAAGGAACATCACAAGAAAAAAGCAAAGGAAGCAAAGAAATCTGGATTAAACAAGAGGAATAAGGTCGAAAAAGATCCTGGTATTCCTAATGAATGGCCATTTAAGGAACAAGAGCTTAAAGCTCTTGAGCTTCGTCGTGCTCGTGCTTTGGAGGAATTAGAGCAGAAGAAAGCTGCCCGCAAAGAAAGG GCTAAGAAAAGAAAGTTGGGACTACTTCAAGAGGACACCAATGCTAGCAATGAGGAGCAATCTCTTGAAGAGGAAAAGGGCGCAGATGCTTCCAAAGAATTCATTAAAAACCGAG ATAATTCAGACAGAACATTTTACAAGGAGCTAGTCAAGGTCATTGAAGCTTCCGATGTCATTTTGGAAGTTGTTGATGCTCGTGACCCCCTTGGTACTCGGTGTGTAGATATGGAGAAATTGGTTCTGAACTCAGGTCCTAATAAGAAGCTTGTTTTACTCTTGAACAAAATAG ATCTTGTACCTCGTGAAGCAGTTGAAAAATGGCTAAAGTATCTTAGAGAAGAATTACCAACAGTGGCTTTCAAATGCAGCACTCAAGAGCAAAGATCAAATTTGGGGTGGAAGTCCTCAAAGGCCGCTAAAACTAGCAACCTTCTGCAAACCAGTGACTGTCTTGGAGCAGACACCCTTATTAAGTTGCTTAAAAATTACTCAAGGAGTCATGAG ATCAAAAGATCAATCACTGTCGGCATTGTGGGTTTGCCCAATGTAGGCAAGAGTAGTCTCATAAATAGTTTGAAGAGATGCCATGTAGTCAATGTTGGTTCAACTCCTGGATTAACTAGGTCACTGCAAGAAGTTCAGTTGGATAAGAATGTCAAGTTGTTGGACTGCCCTGGAGTTGTCATGCTCAAGTCTTCGCAGAATGACGCAACTGTGGCCCTTCGAAATTGCAAACGAATTGAGAAGCTTGAAGATCCCATTGCACCAG TGAAGGAAATTCTAAAGCTCTGCCCTGCCCAAGTACTAGTCACATTATACAAGGTCCCTAGCTTTGAAACTGTAGACGACTTTCTGTATAATGTGGCCACTGTAAGGGGAAGACTCAAGAAAGGCGGTATTGTCGATGTTGATGCAGCTGCAAGGATTGTTCTGCATGACTGGAATGAAG GTAAAATCCCCTATTATACGATGCCTCCGGTAAGGAACCAAGGAGAAATTTCCGAGTCTGAAACCAAGATTGTTTCAGAACTTGGGAAGGCATTCGACATAGATGACGTATATGGAACTGAATCCTCCTTCATTGGAAGCTTGAAATCGGTCAATGATTTCCAACCTGTGGAGGTTCCACCAAGTTGTCCATTGAATTTCGATCAACAGATGCTTGAG GAGGATCCACAGCCATCTGAGAACAGAGGAAATGATGTTGAAGGGAATGGTGAAGATGAAATAATGGAAGCAGAAGAAGAAACCGGAAAAGCCAAGACTAAAAGCACAGCAAGCAAGCAAAATGAGAAGCTTTACGATGCAGAAGGAATGCTTAACACCAAAATGAAGCGAGCAGAGAAAAAGAGACGTAAAAAAGCGAACAAGCTAGCTGCATCAAATGATACCATGGATGACGATGGTGACTATGATTTCAAGGTGGATTACAAACGGGGAGGATCCTCTATGAATGTTGACGAAGATGAAGACGAAGACGAAGACAATGGTGAAATCGATGCGGAGGTCCCAATGGCTGGTGTAGAATTTGATGATCAGTAA
- the LOC130812930 gene encoding uncharacterized protein LOC130812930, which translates to MAECATLLSNFKLHLQRSDPNGLWLKSQKLYSKKFSRSASLPLRRVSRHNPISVSNGSRSNCLGSMVQFESAAASDWVLVMDQVLLTASVFLAYMAGVIPSRGSYINSQKNNSKDPLLPESPIFFGSSTEKEDRFSCQCIWDAVKGKITKTLLAIENGVILEENFVAMELSHTRHSLSLYAVANGPRFRLLLSSTEQLEKEVNKIPNISTAMEREEWIGIFSSTIKKTCQAALLSWMEKEFCTENCKPDKELLFSMSEKLSGDDIILGNFRKQGKMDLFADLIGFFRYGDFRDFSYYDHNIYSLHGSAILEDLIINLADAISSVYLEVISVDSETSEKISNYSLSLCTLSARALQKLRNEVAMREWIHQNFGEIVLMYEDRFDLRVLKLEPYPEAAEKLKESYNWWTRLTLRKCVTVQPSPLYSIVSPFPLTLKRTKELRALQGWKYYFSLIIELSDIAVPMVKAIVSQVRTAISFFLVSLIGRSVGLVYTGIRQSLRWK; encoded by the exons ATGGCGGAATGTGCAACTTTATTATCTAATTTTAAGCTACATTTGCAAAGAAGTGATCCAAATGGTTTATGGTTGAAATCCCAGAAATTGTATTCCAAGAAGTTTTCCAG GTCTGCTTCACTTCCTCTACGGAGAGTCAGCAGGCATAATCCTATTTCTGTTTCTAATGGAAGTCGATCCAACTGTTTGGGAAGTATGGTACAATTTGAGAGTGCTGCTGCATCTGATTGGGTGCTTGTCATGGACCAAGTGCTCCTGACTGCTAGTGTATTCCTTGCTTATATGGCTGGAGTCATTCCTTCTAGAGGGTCCTATATAAATTCTCAGAAGAACAATTCAAAAGACCCGTTGCTCCCAGAAAGCCCCATCTTTTTTGGTAG TTCAACAGAAAAGGAAGATAGATTTAGTTGTCAGTGTATCTGGGATGCAGTCAAAGGGAAAATAACAAAGACTCTTCTTGCTATTGAAAATGGCGTCATTTTGGAAGAAAATTTTGTTGCAATGGAATTGAGTCATACAAGGCACAGTCTAAGTTTATATGCTGTTGCTAATGGTCCGAGATTCAGGTTGCTTTTGTCTTCAACTGAGCAGCTTGAGAAAGAG GTGAATAAAATCCCAAACATATCAACTGCTATGGAAAGGGAGGAGTGGATAGGGATTTTTTCCTCTACTATAAAGAAGACTTGTCAAGCAGCTTTGCTTTCATGGATGGAGAAAGAGTTCTGCACAGAAAACTGCAAGCCTGACAAG GAGCTTTTGTTTTCTATGTCAGAGAAGTTGAGTGGTGATGACATTATCTTAGGGAATTTCAGAAAACAAGGCAAAATGGATCTTTTTGCAGATTTGATAGGCTTTTTCAGATACGGTGACTTTAG GGATTTTAGCTACTATGACCATAATATTTACTCCTTACATGGGAGTGCCATATTGGAagatttgatcattaatttggcTGATGCAATATCGAGCGTATATTTGGAGGTTATATCAGTTGACAGTGAAACTTCTGAAAAAATTAGTAACTACAGCCTATCTTTGTGTACTTTGTCAGCCAGAGCTCTGCAAAAATTGAGAAATGAG GTAGCTATGCGTGAGTGGATTCACCAGAACTTTGGGGAAATCGTATTGATGTATGAGGATCGATTTGACTTACGGGTACTAAAGCTTGAGCCTTATCCTGAGGCTGCAGAGAAACTCAAAGAAAGTTACAACTGGTGGACAAGACTTACTCTGAGGAAATGTGTGACGGTGCAGCCTTCACCGCTCTATTCTATTGTCAGTCCCTTTCCTTTGACCTTAAAGCGCACCAAGGAACTGCGGGCTCTCCAAGGATG GAAGTATTACTTCAGCTTGATAATCGAGTTGTCCGACATAGCAGTGCCTATGGTCAAAGCTATCGTTTCTCAGGTTCGTACTGCGATATCATTCTTCCTTGTTAGCCTGATTGGGCGTTCTGTAGGACTCGTATATACCGGGATAAGGCAATCCTTGCGATGGAAGTAA